In Nicotiana tabacum cultivar K326 chromosome 21, ASM71507v2, whole genome shotgun sequence, one DNA window encodes the following:
- the LOC107792154 gene encoding uncharacterized protein LOC107792154 isoform X2: MQPQDFDRIVSPVSVAHFSQYKLSRLLLKHLEKLDFCTMNSEKCEHVSIGERKIFMGHECIAINDAEHGVSVTASFLTEGKYIKRDIQCHFLVGTDGAGSTVRKSLGINMRGEKDLQNLVSVHFQSQELGKYLIKERPGMLFFIFNKDAIGVLVAHDLKQGEFVLQVPFYPPQQKLEDFSCEMCKRLIFKLIGQELADVNVMDIKPWVMHAEVAEKFLSRNNRIILAGDAAHRFPPAGGFGMNTGIQDAQNLAWKLASVIKGISPISILTSYELERSQIAQFNTALSVQNFKAAMRVPAALGLDPTIANAVHRALNNTVGSVLPSGLQRTILDGIFSIGRAQLSDFVLNENNPLGSARLAKLRQIFEGGQSLQLQFPAEDLGFSYQKGALVSEDFSGLNAHEAPSGRRRDYIPCSEPGSRLPHMNLKLLSNPSSKEIFSTLDLVSGDKVEFVLIIAPLEESYYLARAAIEVANNFEVPLKVCVIWPKESINGTGRSEAALTPSKFFEVVEVKSSSDSPSWWDICQMTDRGAILVRPDEHIAWRIKSRIADPIMEMEKVLHIVTGVDCI; this comes from the exons ATGCAGCCTCAAG ATTTTGATCGGATTGTGAGTCCTGTCTCTGTTGCACACTTCTCCCAGTACAAGCTCTCCAGGTTACTGCTTAAGCACCTTGAGAAACTCGATTTCTGTACGATGAACTCTGAAAAGTGTGAGCATGTCTCTATTGGTGAGAGGAAGATCTTTATGGGGCATGAGTGCATTGCAATCAATGATGCTGAGCATGGCGTCAGTGTAACAGCATCTTTCCTTACTGAAGGGAAGTATATTAAGAGAGATATCCAGTGTCATTTCCTTGTTGGTACAGATGGTGCAGGAAGTACTGTCAGAAAGTCCTTAGGAATTaacatgagaggtgaaaaggacTTACAAAATCTTGTTAGTGTCCACTTCCAAAGCCAAGAGTTAGGGAAGTATCTCATCAAAGAAAGACCCGGCATGCTGTTTTTCATCTTTAATAAAGATGCTattggtgttcttgttgcccatGATCTCAAGCAAGGGGAATTTGTCCTGCAG GTACCATTTTACCCACCTCAACAAAAGCTTGAGGACTTTAGTTGCGAG ATGTGTAAGAGATTGATCTTCAAATTGATCGGCCAAGAGCTTGCAGACGTCAATGTGATGGATATTAAGCCTTGGGTGATGCATGCTGAAGTAGCTGAGAAGTTCCTGTCTCGTAACAACAGGATAATCCTTGCTGGTGATGCTGCTCATCGATTTCCTCCTGCTGGTGGTTTTG GGATGAATACTGGTATTCAAGATGCTCAAAATCTTGCGTGGAAGTTAGCTTCTGTAATCAAGGGTATCTCACCAATATCAATTCTTACCTCGTATGAACTAGAACGTAGTCAG ATAGCCCAATTTAATACAGCACTTAGCGTCCAAAACTTTAAGGCGGCAATGAGAGTTCCTGCTGCACTTGGTCTTGATCCAACAATAGCAAATGCAG TACATCGAGCTCTTAATAACACGGTTGGTTCTGTTCTGCCATCTGGACTTCAAAGGACTATATTAGATGGAATATTCAGCATTGGTCGTGCACAACTCTCAGATTTTGTATTGAATGAAAATAATCCACTTGGATCTGCAAGGCTAGCCAAATTAAGACAGATATTTGAAGGAGGACAGAGCCTTCAGCTCCAGTTCCCTGCTGAGGATCTTGGTTTCAG TTACCAAAAAGGAGCATTGGTGTCTGAAGATTTTAGTGGGTTGAATGCGCATGAAGCACCTTCAGGACGAAGAAGGGATTATATTCCTTGCTCGGAACCTGGATCAAGGCTCCCTCATATGAATCTTAAACTGCTTTCTAACCCGTCAAGTAAG GAAATATTCTCTACTCTGGACCTTGTATCTGGAGATAAGGTTGAGTTTGTCCTTATAATAGCACCACTGGAGGAGTCCTACTATCTAGCTCGAGCTGCTATAGAGGTGGCGAACAATTTTGAAGTGCCTTTAAAGGTTTGTGTAATATGGCCAAAAGAAAGTATTAATGGAACCGGAAGAAGTGAGGCTGCGTTGACTCCCTCTAAATTTTTTGAAGTTGTGGAAGTGAAGAGCTCATCAGATTCGCCATCCTGGTGGGACATCTGTCAGATGACGGACAGAGGAGCCATTTTAGTGAGACCTGATGAGCATATTGCTTGGCGTATAAAATCCAGAATTGCAGATCCTATCATGGAGATGGAAAAAGTTCTCCACATTGTTACAGGAGTTGATTGCATTTGA
- the LOC107792154 gene encoding uncharacterized protein LOC107792154 isoform X1, which yields MGIWGISARRSCIGLCNIRVSGQSFRGRAFSDSKSVTSDDSVLPVLIIGAGPVGLVLSILLTKLGVKCAILEKNKVFSKHPQAHFINNRSMEVFRKLDGLGDEILRSQPPVEFWRKFIYCTSLTGPILGAVDHMQPQDFDRIVSPVSVAHFSQYKLSRLLLKHLEKLDFCTMNSEKCEHVSIGERKIFMGHECIAINDAEHGVSVTASFLTEGKYIKRDIQCHFLVGTDGAGSTVRKSLGINMRGEKDLQNLVSVHFQSQELGKYLIKERPGMLFFIFNKDAIGVLVAHDLKQGEFVLQVPFYPPQQKLEDFSCEMCKRLIFKLIGQELADVNVMDIKPWVMHAEVAEKFLSRNNRIILAGDAAHRFPPAGGFGMNTGIQDAQNLAWKLASVIKGISPISILTSYELERSQIAQFNTALSVQNFKAAMRVPAALGLDPTIANAVHRALNNTVGSVLPSGLQRTILDGIFSIGRAQLSDFVLNENNPLGSARLAKLRQIFEGGQSLQLQFPAEDLGFSYQKGALVSEDFSGLNAHEAPSGRRRDYIPCSEPGSRLPHMNLKLLSNPSSKEIFSTLDLVSGDKVEFVLIIAPLEESYYLARAAIEVANNFEVPLKVCVIWPKESINGTGRSEAALTPSKFFEVVEVKSSSDSPSWWDICQMTDRGAILVRPDEHIAWRIKSRIADPIMEMEKVLHIVTGVDCI from the exons ATGGGAATTTGGGGGATTAGTGCAAGAAGGAGTTGCATTGGTCTCTGCAACATCAGAGTGAGTGGGCAGTCATTCAGAGGAAGAGCATTTTCAGACTCCAAATCTGTTACAAGTGACGATTCTGTCTTGCCGGTGTTGATCATCGGCGCTGGTCCAGTTGGTCTCGTCCTCTCCATACTTCTTACAAAACTTG GTGTAAAATGTGCGATCTTAGAGAAGAACAAGGTCTTTTCCAAACACCCTCAAGCACACTTCATCAACAACCGGTCTATGGAG GTATTTCGCAAATTGGATGGTCTTGGAGACGAGATTCTAAGATCTCAACCGCCAGTAGAGTTTTGGAGAAAGTTTATATACTGTACATCACTGACAGGACCTATTTTAGGTGCTGTTGATCATATGCAGCCTCAAG ATTTTGATCGGATTGTGAGTCCTGTCTCTGTTGCACACTTCTCCCAGTACAAGCTCTCCAGGTTACTGCTTAAGCACCTTGAGAAACTCGATTTCTGTACGATGAACTCTGAAAAGTGTGAGCATGTCTCTATTGGTGAGAGGAAGATCTTTATGGGGCATGAGTGCATTGCAATCAATGATGCTGAGCATGGCGTCAGTGTAACAGCATCTTTCCTTACTGAAGGGAAGTATATTAAGAGAGATATCCAGTGTCATTTCCTTGTTGGTACAGATGGTGCAGGAAGTACTGTCAGAAAGTCCTTAGGAATTaacatgagaggtgaaaaggacTTACAAAATCTTGTTAGTGTCCACTTCCAAAGCCAAGAGTTAGGGAAGTATCTCATCAAAGAAAGACCCGGCATGCTGTTTTTCATCTTTAATAAAGATGCTattggtgttcttgttgcccatGATCTCAAGCAAGGGGAATTTGTCCTGCAG GTACCATTTTACCCACCTCAACAAAAGCTTGAGGACTTTAGTTGCGAG ATGTGTAAGAGATTGATCTTCAAATTGATCGGCCAAGAGCTTGCAGACGTCAATGTGATGGATATTAAGCCTTGGGTGATGCATGCTGAAGTAGCTGAGAAGTTCCTGTCTCGTAACAACAGGATAATCCTTGCTGGTGATGCTGCTCATCGATTTCCTCCTGCTGGTGGTTTTG GGATGAATACTGGTATTCAAGATGCTCAAAATCTTGCGTGGAAGTTAGCTTCTGTAATCAAGGGTATCTCACCAATATCAATTCTTACCTCGTATGAACTAGAACGTAGTCAG ATAGCCCAATTTAATACAGCACTTAGCGTCCAAAACTTTAAGGCGGCAATGAGAGTTCCTGCTGCACTTGGTCTTGATCCAACAATAGCAAATGCAG TACATCGAGCTCTTAATAACACGGTTGGTTCTGTTCTGCCATCTGGACTTCAAAGGACTATATTAGATGGAATATTCAGCATTGGTCGTGCACAACTCTCAGATTTTGTATTGAATGAAAATAATCCACTTGGATCTGCAAGGCTAGCCAAATTAAGACAGATATTTGAAGGAGGACAGAGCCTTCAGCTCCAGTTCCCTGCTGAGGATCTTGGTTTCAG TTACCAAAAAGGAGCATTGGTGTCTGAAGATTTTAGTGGGTTGAATGCGCATGAAGCACCTTCAGGACGAAGAAGGGATTATATTCCTTGCTCGGAACCTGGATCAAGGCTCCCTCATATGAATCTTAAACTGCTTTCTAACCCGTCAAGTAAG GAAATATTCTCTACTCTGGACCTTGTATCTGGAGATAAGGTTGAGTTTGTCCTTATAATAGCACCACTGGAGGAGTCCTACTATCTAGCTCGAGCTGCTATAGAGGTGGCGAACAATTTTGAAGTGCCTTTAAAGGTTTGTGTAATATGGCCAAAAGAAAGTATTAATGGAACCGGAAGAAGTGAGGCTGCGTTGACTCCCTCTAAATTTTTTGAAGTTGTGGAAGTGAAGAGCTCATCAGATTCGCCATCCTGGTGGGACATCTGTCAGATGACGGACAGAGGAGCCATTTTAGTGAGACCTGATGAGCATATTGCTTGGCGTATAAAATCCAGAATTGCAGATCCTATCATGGAGATGGAAAAAGTTCTCCACATTGTTACAGGAGTTGATTGCATTTGA